A region from the uncultured Stenotrophomonas sp. genome encodes:
- the hslU gene encoding molecular chaperone and ATPase component of HslUV protease (Evidence 2a : Function of homologous gene experimentally demonstrated in an other organism; PubMedId : 10368140, 10693812, 20370831, 8244018, 9003766, 9722513; Product type f : factor), translated as MTHKIETSSATMTPREIVQELDRHIVGQHDAKRAVAIALRNRWRRMQLPEELRNEVMPKNILMIGPTGVGKTEIARRLATLANAPFVKVEATRFTEVGYVGKDVEQIIRDLADTAVKLYREQAKVRVRTQAEEKAEDRILDALLPRRSAGIGFDAGAARNEPSAADNDTRIKFRRMLRNGELDEREIELEVAANVSMDIMTPPGMEEMGQQLKSMFANLGGGKSNKRTLTIKAARPLLVEEEAGKLVNEDDIRIAAIEACEQHGIVFIDEIDKVAKRGDNVGGGDVSREGVQRDLLPLVEGSNVSTKYGTVKTDHILFIASGAFHLAKPSDLIPELQGRFPIRVELGALSKDDFVRILTEPKAALTKQYEALLATEGVKVTFTADAVDRLAEIAAQVNERQENIGARRLLMVLPLLAVASNDSSSSSFSMNERTENIGARRLHTVLERLLDTLSYEAPDRGGETLAIDSAYVDKHLGELVQDPDLSRYIL; from the coding sequence ATGACCCACAAGATCGAAACCTCCTCCGCCACCATGACCCCGCGCGAGATCGTGCAGGAGCTGGACCGCCACATCGTCGGCCAGCACGACGCCAAGCGTGCGGTCGCCATCGCCCTGCGCAACCGCTGGCGGCGCATGCAGCTGCCCGAGGAACTGCGCAACGAGGTGATGCCCAAGAACATCCTGATGATCGGCCCCACCGGCGTCGGCAAGACCGAGATCGCGCGCCGTCTGGCGACGCTCGCCAACGCGCCGTTCGTGAAAGTGGAAGCCACACGCTTCACCGAGGTCGGCTACGTCGGCAAGGACGTGGAGCAGATCATCCGTGACCTGGCCGATACCGCGGTCAAGCTGTACCGCGAACAGGCCAAGGTGCGCGTGCGCACGCAGGCCGAGGAAAAGGCCGAGGACCGCATCCTCGACGCGCTGCTGCCGCGGCGCAGCGCCGGCATCGGTTTCGATGCCGGCGCTGCGCGCAACGAGCCTTCGGCTGCCGACAACGACACCCGCATCAAGTTCCGCCGCATGCTGCGCAATGGCGAACTGGACGAGCGCGAGATCGAGCTGGAAGTGGCGGCCAACGTCAGCATGGACATCATGACCCCGCCGGGTATGGAGGAGATGGGCCAGCAGCTGAAGTCGATGTTCGCCAACCTCGGTGGCGGCAAGTCGAACAAGCGCACGCTGACGATCAAGGCCGCGCGCCCGCTGCTGGTCGAGGAAGAGGCCGGCAAGCTGGTCAACGAGGACGACATCCGCATTGCCGCGATCGAGGCCTGCGAGCAGCACGGCATCGTGTTCATCGACGAGATCGACAAGGTCGCCAAGCGCGGCGACAACGTCGGTGGAGGCGATGTCTCGCGCGAAGGCGTGCAGCGCGATCTGCTGCCGCTGGTGGAGGGCTCCAACGTCTCCACCAAGTACGGCACGGTCAAGACCGACCACATCCTGTTCATCGCCTCCGGTGCGTTCCACCTGGCCAAGCCCAGCGACCTGATCCCCGAATTGCAGGGCCGCTTCCCGATCCGCGTGGAGCTGGGGGCGCTGAGCAAGGACGATTTCGTGCGCATCCTCACCGAGCCGAAGGCGGCGCTGACCAAACAGTACGAAGCGCTGCTGGCGACCGAGGGCGTCAAGGTGACCTTCACCGCCGATGCCGTGGACCGGTTGGCCGAGATCGCCGCGCAGGTCAACGAGCGGCAGGAGAACATCGGCGCGCGGCGCCTGTTGATGGTCTTGCCGCTGCTGGCGGTAGCGTCGAACGACAGTTCTTCCAGCAGTTTTTCCATGAACGAGCGCACCGAAAACATCGGCGCGCGGCGCCTGCACACGGTGCTGGAGCGTTTGCTGGATACGCTGAGTTACGAAGCACCGGACCGGGGTGGCGAAACCCTCGCCATCGACAGCGCCTATGTCGACAAGCATCTCGGCGAGCTGGTGCAGGACCCGGATCTGAGCCGCTACATCCTGTAA
- the hslV gene encoding peptidase component of the HslUV protease (Evidence 2a : Function of homologous gene experimentally demonstrated in an other organism; PubMedId : 10368140, 10693812, 8244018, 9003766, 9013898, 9177170, 9257689; Product type e : enzyme), translating into MDPSQNPTVFHATTICCVRRGEHVAIAGDGQVTLGHTVMKGNARKVRRLGRDGQVLAGFAGAAADAFTLFELFEAKLEKHGQLTRAAVELAKDWRTERRLGKLEALLAVADRETSLIISGTGDVIEPEDGIIAIGSGGSYALSAARALLAHTELDAKAVATEAINIAGGICIYTNRNVVVEEL; encoded by the coding sequence ATGGATCCCAGCCAGAACCCCACTGTTTTCCACGCCACCACCATCTGCTGCGTGCGCCGCGGCGAGCACGTGGCGATTGCCGGTGATGGGCAGGTCACGCTCGGCCACACGGTGATGAAGGGCAACGCGCGCAAGGTGCGCCGGCTTGGCCGCGACGGCCAGGTGCTGGCCGGCTTCGCCGGTGCCGCCGCCGATGCGTTCACGCTGTTCGAACTGTTCGAGGCCAAGCTGGAAAAGCATGGCCAACTGACCCGCGCGGCGGTGGAGCTGGCGAAGGATTGGCGCACCGAGCGCCGCCTCGGCAAGCTCGAAGCGCTGCTGGCGGTGGCCGATCGGGAAACCTCGTTGATCATCAGCGGCACCGGCGACGTGATCGAGCCGGAGGACGGCATCATCGCGATCGGTTCCGGTGGCTCCTACGCCTTGAGCGCGGCGCGCGCGCTGCTGGCGCACACCGAGCTGGATGCGAAGGCGGTGGCGACCGAGGCGATCAACATCGCCGGCGGCATCTGCATCTACACCAACCGCAACGTGGTGGTGGAGGAGCTTTGA
- a CDS encoding conserved hypothetical protein (Evidence 4 : Homologs of previously reported genes of unknown function), with amino-acid sequence MGRMLHARPLPAVCVMTSFRLFGIDPGPLQPLFDLDDAGLAAHGAVRRVADSERGFPCRVSLRDAAVGEELLLLPYWHQPASSPYRASGPVFIRRDAVPARLAVDEVPPYVTRRLISLRAYDHDDCIVAAEVMDGTQVAGWLHARLDDRGIAYVHLHNARYGCYSCRADRVD; translated from the coding sequence ATGGGCCGCATGCTGCACGCCCGTCCGCTTCCCGCTGTGTGCGTCATGACCAGTTTCCGGCTTTTCGGCATCGATCCCGGACCCCTGCAACCACTGTTCGATCTTGACGATGCCGGATTGGCCGCGCACGGCGCGGTGCGTCGTGTTGCGGACAGCGAACGCGGTTTCCCATGCCGCGTCAGCCTGCGCGATGCCGCTGTCGGCGAAGAACTGTTGCTGTTGCCGTACTGGCACCAGCCGGCGTCATCGCCGTACCGTGCCAGCGGGCCGGTATTCATCCGCCGCGATGCGGTGCCGGCACGGTTGGCGGTTGACGAGGTGCCGCCTTATGTCACGCGGCGGCTGATCTCGCTGCGTGCCTACGACCACGACGACTGCATCGTCGCCGCCGAAGTGATGGACGGTACGCAGGTTGCCGGCTGGCTGCACGCGCGGCTGGATGACCGCGGCATCGCCTACGTGCACCTGCACAATGCCCGCTACGGCTGTTACTCCTGTCGCGCCGACCGGGTGGATTAA
- a CDS encoding conserved hypothetical protein (Evidence 4 : Homologs of previously reported genes of unknown function): MNDSLEKIGAHEIAAWLRRHPGFLKQFPDLALTLVVPRDDGPTASLASYQLEVLRDKNRELSRRLAELAGNAQVNERLAVRTHQLTLALMRQTSAADTLRAMAASLEEDFAGDLVRIVSLQPVPELEQAPWLQVIAAGDPKLAPFHDCLQDGEPICGRLQPEKNEVLYAERIDEVASTALLPLPGIGLIAVGSHDPNRFYPGMGTLFLRMMGEALAAGLRRYRDA; the protein is encoded by the coding sequence ATGAACGATTCGCTGGAAAAGATCGGCGCCCATGAAATCGCGGCGTGGCTGCGCCGTCATCCGGGGTTCCTCAAGCAGTTTCCCGACCTGGCGCTGACCCTGGTGGTGCCGCGCGACGATGGCCCCACCGCCTCGCTGGCCAGCTACCAGCTGGAAGTGCTGCGCGACAAGAACCGCGAGCTGTCGCGGCGCCTGGCCGAGCTGGCGGGCAACGCGCAGGTCAACGAGCGGCTGGCGGTACGCACCCACCAGCTGACCCTGGCGCTGATGCGCCAGACCAGCGCCGCCGACACGCTGCGGGCGATGGCCGCGTCGCTGGAAGAGGACTTCGCCGGCGACCTGGTGCGCATCGTCAGCCTGCAGCCGGTGCCGGAACTGGAACAGGCGCCGTGGCTGCAGGTCATCGCCGCGGGCGATCCGAAGTTGGCGCCGTTCCACGATTGCCTCCAGGACGGCGAGCCGATCTGTGGCCGCCTGCAGCCGGAGAAGAACGAGGTGCTGTACGCCGAGCGCATCGACGAAGTGGCCTCCACCGCGCTGCTGCCGCTGCCCGGCATCGGCCTGATCGCCGTCGGCAGCCACGATCCCAACCGCTTCTACCCCGGCATGGGGACCCTGTTCCTGCGCATGATGGGCGAGGCGCTGGCGGCGGGGCTGCGGCGTTACCGCGACGCCTGA
- the dapF gene encoding Diaminopimelate epimerase: protein MVEPRLRFTKMHGAGNDFVVLDLRDGAPPPDAALAAQLADRHRGVGCDQILTIEPPRSEAAVAAYRIWNSDGSTSQQCGNGARCVAAWLVRDGAAQGDAFVIDSPLRSHAVQRLGGGHYAVAMGRPEFAPERIPLAGFPHAREEYALPLQGESLRFGAVSMGNPHAVLEVGLLDAAPVERLGPLLQQHATFPESVNVGFAQVLDEGHARLRVFERGVGETLACGSGACAAAVVLMQRGRLRRDAVISLPGGDLRIQWPDDGAEIVMSGPTAFVFDGEWTA from the coding sequence ATGGTTGAGCCGCGCCTGCGCTTCACCAAGATGCATGGCGCCGGCAACGACTTCGTCGTGCTGGACCTGCGTGACGGCGCGCCGCCGCCGGACGCGGCACTGGCCGCGCAGTTGGCCGACCGCCACCGCGGCGTGGGTTGCGACCAGATACTGACCATCGAGCCGCCGCGCAGCGAAGCGGCGGTGGCCGCCTACCGCATATGGAATTCCGATGGCTCCACCTCGCAACAATGCGGCAACGGCGCGCGCTGCGTGGCGGCGTGGCTGGTGCGTGACGGCGCCGCGCAGGGCGATGCCTTCGTGATCGACAGCCCGTTGCGCAGCCATGCGGTGCAGCGGCTGGGTGGCGGCCACTACGCGGTGGCGATGGGCAGGCCCGAGTTCGCGCCGGAGCGGATCCCGCTGGCCGGCTTCCCGCACGCGCGCGAGGAATACGCGTTGCCGCTGCAGGGCGAGAGTCTGCGCTTCGGCGCGGTGTCGATGGGCAATCCGCACGCGGTGCTGGAAGTGGGGCTGCTCGACGCGGCGCCGGTGGAACGGCTGGGGCCGCTGCTGCAGCAGCATGCGACGTTCCCGGAATCGGTGAACGTCGGCTTCGCGCAGGTACTGGACGAAGGCCATGCGCGGCTGCGCGTGTTCGAGCGCGGCGTCGGCGAAACCCTGGCCTGCGGCAGCGGCGCCTGCGCCGCCGCGGTGGTGCTGATGCAGCGCGGCCGCCTGCGCCGCGACGCGGTGATTTCGCTGCCGGGCGGCGACCTGCGCATCCAGTGGCCGGACGACGGTGCGGAAATCGTCATGTCCGGCCCGACGGCTTTCGTGTTCGATGGAGAGTGGACGGCATGA
- a CDS encoding conserved exported hypothetical protein (Evidence 4 : Homologs of previously reported genes of unknown function), with protein sequence MNRMPRFPMLVAAACALLVLSACGNKGPLVMPQKPVPVEEQEVVPAHDEPAVDAQPVQDAEAQPAADDNNG encoded by the coding sequence ATGAACAGAATGCCCCGCTTCCCGATGCTCGTTGCAGCCGCCTGTGCGCTGCTGGTCCTCAGCGCCTGCGGCAACAAGGGGCCGCTGGTGATGCCGCAGAAGCCGGTGCCGGTGGAAGAGCAGGAAGTCGTGCCGGCGCATGACGAACCGGCCGTCGACGCGCAACCGGTGCAGGACGCGGAAGCGCAGCCCGCGGCCGACGACAACAATGGTTGA
- a CDS encoding conserved hypothetical protein (Evidence 4 : Homologs of previously reported genes of unknown function) — translation MTRPTRFRWAWWLLAYVSLGIGIVGIFVPGLPTTVFVLISAWAASHGSERLHRWLLAHPQFGPLIVNWQRHGAVSRKAKWMATATMALCALIMLWCVPLAWVKWFSIGSMACVCTWLWMRPLPPPVP, via the coding sequence ATGACGCGACCGACACGTTTCCGCTGGGCATGGTGGCTGCTGGCCTACGTCAGCCTGGGCATCGGCATCGTCGGCATCTTCGTGCCGGGGCTGCCGACCACGGTGTTCGTGCTGATTTCGGCATGGGCCGCCTCGCACGGCTCCGAGCGCCTGCACCGCTGGCTGCTGGCCCACCCGCAGTTCGGCCCGTTGATCGTCAACTGGCAGCGCCACGGCGCGGTCAGCCGCAAGGCCAAGTGGATGGCCACCGCGACGATGGCGCTGTGCGCGTTGATCATGCTCTGGTGCGTGCCGCTGGCCTGGGTGAAATGGTTCTCGATCGGCAGCATGGCCTGCGTCTGTACCTGGTTGTGGATGCGGCCGCTGCCGCCGCCTGTACCGTAG
- the ptrB gene encoding Protease 2, with the protein MKPTLSLLIASLMMNTAAAQPVPPDVEKRPHTVTAPFGAERLDEYYWLRDDTREDKAMLAYLDAENAYTDALMAPLKPLQEKLYGEIVGRIKQDDASVPYRERGYWYYTRYESGKDYPIHARRKGDMQAPEEVLLDLNPMAEGKGYFSVGDMEVSQDNRLLAWAEDAVGRRQYSIRFKDLETGKLLDDVIEGVSANVVWADDNRTLFYVENDPETLLTVRVKKHVLGTPASSDALVYEEHDDSFYMGIGRTRDDRYITIGVESTVSSELRYTPAANPGEFTVLAPRERDVEYDADHFDGRWVIRTNADGAKNFKLVTAPEGATSRRQWQDWVKHDPQVLVEGFELFDGYTAIAERAEALERVRLLFADGRSEFVKADEPAYSMGLSINAEPDTDWLRYGYTSLTTPATTYELNVRTGQRRQLKQQPVIGYDASQYVTERVWVDARDGARVPVSLVYRKGFSKDGSAALYQYAYGSYGMSMDPGFNQSVVSLLDRGMVYAIAHIRGGEEMGRGWYEDGKLLHKQNTFNDFVDVTRALVAQGWAAKDRVAASGGSAGGLLMGAVANQAPGDYRVMVAQVPFVDVVTTMLDASIPLTTNEYDEWGNPEQKAYYDYMLKYSPYDNVTAQAYPALFVGTGLWDSQVQYWEPAKWVARLRDVNTGTHPIVFRTNMEAGHGGKSGRFQRYREQAESFAFVLDQLGVK; encoded by the coding sequence ATGAAACCCACCCTTAGCCTGTTGATTGCCAGCCTGATGATGAATACCGCCGCCGCCCAGCCCGTTCCCCCGGATGTCGAGAAGCGCCCGCACACGGTCACCGCGCCGTTCGGCGCCGAGCGCCTGGACGAGTATTACTGGCTGCGCGACGACACCCGCGAGGACAAGGCCATGCTGGCCTACCTCGACGCCGAGAACGCCTACACCGACGCGCTGATGGCGCCGCTCAAGCCACTGCAGGAGAAGCTCTACGGCGAGATCGTCGGCCGCATCAAGCAGGACGACGCCAGCGTGCCCTACCGCGAGCGCGGCTACTGGTATTACACCCGCTACGAGAGCGGCAAGGACTACCCGATCCACGCCCGCCGCAAGGGCGACATGCAGGCGCCGGAGGAAGTGCTGCTCGACCTCAACCCGATGGCCGAGGGCAAGGGCTACTTCAGCGTCGGCGACATGGAGGTGAGCCAGGACAACCGCCTGCTGGCCTGGGCCGAGGATGCGGTCGGCCGCCGCCAGTACAGCATCCGTTTCAAGGACCTGGAAACCGGCAAGCTGCTGGACGACGTGATCGAAGGCGTGTCGGCGAACGTGGTCTGGGCCGACGACAACCGCACCCTGTTCTATGTCGAGAACGACCCGGAAACCCTGCTCACCGTGCGGGTGAAGAAGCACGTGCTCGGCACCCCGGCCAGCAGCGATGCGCTGGTCTACGAAGAGCACGACGACAGCTTCTACATGGGCATCGGCCGTACCCGCGACGACCGCTACATCACCATCGGCGTGGAGAGCACGGTGTCCTCGGAACTGCGCTACACCCCGGCGGCAAATCCCGGCGAATTCACCGTGCTGGCGCCGCGCGAGCGCGACGTGGAATACGACGCCGACCACTTCGACGGCCGCTGGGTGATCCGCACCAACGCCGATGGCGCGAAGAACTTCAAGCTGGTCACCGCGCCGGAAGGCGCAACCAGCCGCAGGCAATGGCAGGACTGGGTGAAGCACGACCCGCAGGTGCTGGTGGAAGGCTTCGAGTTGTTCGACGGCTACACCGCCATCGCCGAGCGCGCCGAGGCGCTGGAGCGCGTGCGCCTGCTGTTCGCCGACGGCCGCAGCGAGTTCGTGAAGGCCGACGAGCCGGCCTATTCGATGGGCCTGTCGATCAACGCCGAACCCGATACCGACTGGCTGCGCTACGGCTACACCTCGCTGACCACCCCGGCCACCACCTACGAGCTCAACGTCAGGACCGGCCAGCGCCGCCAGCTCAAGCAGCAGCCGGTGATCGGCTACGACGCCTCGCAGTACGTCACCGAGCGCGTCTGGGTGGACGCGCGCGATGGTGCCCGCGTGCCGGTGTCGCTGGTCTACAGGAAGGGCTTCAGCAAGGACGGCAGTGCCGCGCTGTACCAGTACGCCTACGGCAGCTACGGCATGTCGATGGACCCCGGCTTCAACCAGAGCGTGGTCAGCCTGCTCGACCGCGGCATGGTCTACGCCATCGCCCACATCCGCGGCGGCGAGGAAATGGGCCGCGGCTGGTACGAGGACGGCAAGCTGCTCCACAAGCAGAACACCTTCAATGACTTCGTCGACGTCACCCGCGCGCTGGTGGCGCAGGGCTGGGCGGCGAAGGACCGGGTGGCGGCCTCGGGCGGCAGCGCCGGCGGCCTGCTGATGGGCGCGGTGGCCAACCAGGCGCCGGGCGACTACCGGGTGATGGTGGCGCAGGTGCCGTTCGTGGACGTGGTCACCACCATGCTCGACGCCAGCATCCCGTTGACCACCAACGAATACGACGAGTGGGGCAATCCGGAGCAGAAGGCGTACTACGACTACATGCTCAAGTACTCGCCCTACGACAACGTCACCGCGCAGGCCTACCCGGCGCTGTTCGTCGGCACCGGCCTGTGGGATTCGCAGGTGCAGTACTGGGAACCGGCCAAGTGGGTGGCGCGGCTGCGCGACGTCAACACCGGCACGCACCCGATCGTGTTCCGCACCAACATGGAAGCCGGCCACGGCGGCAAGTCCGGGCGCTTCCAGCGTTACCGCGAGCAGGCCGAGTCGTTCGCCTTCGTGCTGGACCAGCTCGGGGTCAAGTGA
- the aspC gene encoding Aspartate aminotransferase: MDTYSRRSREIAPFHVMSLLARANALEQAGFDVIHLEIGEPDFTTAEPIVRAGQAALAAGHTRYTAARGLPALRQAIAGFYRSRYRLDIDPERILITPGGSGALLLASSLLVDPGKHWLLADPGYPCNRHFLRLVEGGAQLVPVGPDSGYQLTPDAVAAHWNTASVGALLASPANPTGTTLMREELAALAQAVRARGGHLVVDEIYHGLTYGLDAPSVLEVDDDAFVLNSFSKYFGMTGWRLGWLVAPPQAVPELEKLAQNLYISAPSMAQHAALACFEPGTTAIFEQRREQFRQRRDYLLPALRELGFRIDVEPQGAFYLYCDVGAFTDDAQAFCAHFLETEHVAFTPGLDFGHHRANQHVRIAYTQDVARLREAVTRIARGLESWRHVIASR, from the coding sequence ATGGATACCTACAGCCGGCGCAGCCGCGAGATTGCCCCGTTCCACGTCATGTCGCTGCTCGCCCGCGCCAACGCGCTGGAACAAGCCGGCTTCGACGTGATCCATCTGGAGATCGGCGAACCGGACTTCACCACCGCCGAACCCATCGTCCGCGCCGGACAGGCCGCGCTGGCCGCCGGCCACACCCGCTACACCGCCGCGCGCGGGCTGCCGGCACTGCGCCAGGCCATCGCCGGCTTCTATCGCAGCCGCTACCGGCTGGACATCGACCCCGAGCGCATCCTGATCACGCCTGGCGGCTCGGGCGCGTTGCTGCTGGCCTCCAGCCTGCTGGTCGATCCCGGCAAGCATTGGCTGCTGGCCGACCCCGGTTACCCGTGCAACCGCCATTTCCTGCGGCTGGTGGAAGGCGGAGCGCAGCTGGTGCCGGTCGGCCCGGACAGCGGCTACCAGCTCACGCCCGATGCCGTGGCGGCACACTGGAACACGGCCAGCGTCGGCGCGCTGCTGGCCTCCCCGGCCAACCCTACCGGCACCACGCTGATGCGCGAGGAGCTGGCCGCACTGGCGCAGGCGGTACGGGCGCGCGGCGGGCACCTGGTGGTGGACGAGATCTACCACGGCCTGACCTACGGGCTGGACGCGCCCAGCGTGCTGGAAGTCGATGACGATGCATTCGTGCTCAACAGCTTCTCCAAGTACTTCGGCATGACCGGCTGGCGGCTGGGCTGGCTGGTCGCGCCCCCGCAGGCGGTACCGGAACTGGAGAAGCTGGCACAGAACCTGTACATCAGCGCGCCGTCGATGGCCCAGCATGCTGCGCTGGCCTGCTTCGAACCCGGAACCACCGCCATCTTCGAGCAGCGCCGCGAGCAGTTCCGCCAGCGCCGCGACTACCTGTTGCCGGCGCTGCGCGAGCTCGGCTTCCGCATCGACGTGGAGCCGCAGGGCGCGTTCTACCTGTATTGCGACGTGGGCGCGTTCACCGATGACGCGCAGGCGTTCTGCGCGCACTTCCTCGAAACCGAGCACGTGGCGTTCACGCCGGGGCTGGACTTCGGCCACCACCGCGCCAACCAGCACGTGCGTATCGCCTATACGCAGGACGTGGCACGGTTGCGGGAAGCGGTGACGCGGATCGCGCGTGGGCTGGAAAGCTGGAGACACGTCATCGCTTCGCGCTGA
- a CDS encoding Uncharacterized peptidase y4nA, which yields MSRFTTACLAAGLISAGLSGAVMAADEVQDPYAWLEDVTGDKPLAWVKEQNAKAEARLAQSAQFRQMEAGIRQVLDSDAKIPGVQKIGDYYYNFWKDKQHERGVWRRTTLVEYRKAEPLWETVLDLDALNKAEGENWVWHGANCLRPEYTRCLIALSRGGADADVTREFDLSKKEWIKDGFFRPEAKGGLGWIDQDNVFVYTDFGDGSMTTSGYPRVVKHWKRGTPMAAATPVYEGAPEDMYIAAMHDDTPGFERNFVSRTIAFYNNELFLIGADGKLTKVDAPNSAEKGVRREWLTLELREPWTVGDKTYAAGSLLATKFDDFMAGKRAFDVLFAPTDTTSLAGVAWTKNHVVLNVLDDVKNRLSVLTRDADEWKKSEFVGAPAFGTIGVGAVDPDESDALWMTVTDYLTPTTLALAEVGQPPEVLKTMPAFFDASGKVIEQHFATSKDGTRVPYFVVHDKAMKLDGSNPTLLYGYGGFEISLTPGYSGGMGRAWLDKGGVYVVANIRGGGEYGPRWHQAALKQNRHKAYEDMAAVAQDLVTRKITTARHLGVQGGSNGGLLTGNMLTQYPELFGAVVVQVPLLDMKRYSHLLAGASWMAEYGNPDTADWEFIKTFSPYHLFDANKTYPPVLFTTSTRDDRVHPGHARKMAAKMIDAGKDVTYYENIEGGHGGAANNAQAAHMSALAYGFLWEQLGGK from the coding sequence ATGTCCCGATTCACCACCGCCTGCCTCGCCGCGGGCCTGATTTCCGCTGGCTTGTCCGGGGCCGTCATGGCCGCTGACGAGGTGCAGGACCCATACGCCTGGCTGGAGGACGTCACCGGCGACAAGCCGCTGGCGTGGGTGAAGGAGCAGAACGCCAAGGCCGAGGCGCGGCTGGCGCAGAGCGCACAGTTCAGGCAGATGGAGGCCGGCATCCGGCAGGTGCTGGACTCGGACGCCAAGATCCCCGGCGTGCAGAAGATCGGCGACTACTACTACAACTTCTGGAAGGACAAGCAGCACGAGCGCGGCGTCTGGCGTCGCACCACGCTGGTGGAATACCGCAAGGCCGAGCCGTTGTGGGAAACCGTGCTCGACCTGGACGCACTGAACAAGGCCGAGGGCGAGAACTGGGTGTGGCACGGCGCCAACTGCCTGCGCCCGGAATACACCCGTTGCCTGATCGCGCTGTCGCGCGGCGGTGCCGATGCCGACGTCACCCGCGAGTTCGACCTGTCGAAGAAGGAATGGATCAAGGACGGCTTCTTCCGCCCCGAGGCCAAGGGCGGGCTGGGCTGGATCGACCAGGACAACGTGTTCGTCTATACCGATTTCGGCGACGGCTCGATGACCACCTCGGGCTACCCGCGCGTGGTCAAGCACTGGAAGCGCGGCACGCCGATGGCGGCGGCCACCCCGGTCTATGAAGGCGCGCCGGAGGACATGTACATCGCGGCGATGCACGACGACACCCCCGGCTTCGAGCGCAACTTCGTCAGCCGTACCATCGCCTTCTACAACAACGAGCTGTTCCTGATCGGCGCCGACGGCAAGCTGACCAAGGTCGATGCGCCGAACTCGGCCGAGAAGGGCGTGCGCCGCGAATGGCTGACCCTGGAACTGCGCGAGCCGTGGACCGTGGGTGACAAAACCTACGCCGCCGGCTCGCTGCTGGCGACGAAGTTCGACGACTTCATGGCCGGCAAGCGCGCGTTCGACGTGCTGTTCGCACCGACCGACACCACCTCGCTGGCCGGCGTGGCGTGGACGAAGAACCATGTGGTGCTGAACGTGCTGGACGACGTCAAGAACCGCCTGTCGGTGCTGACGCGGGACGCGGACGAGTGGAAGAAGAGCGAGTTCGTCGGTGCCCCGGCGTTCGGCACGATTGGCGTGGGCGCGGTGGATCCGGACGAAAGCGACGCGCTGTGGATGACCGTCACCGACTACCTGACCCCGACCACGCTGGCATTGGCCGAGGTCGGCCAGCCGCCGGAAGTGCTCAAGACCATGCCGGCGTTCTTCGACGCCAGCGGCAAGGTGATCGAGCAGCACTTTGCCACCAGCAAGGACGGCACCCGCGTGCCGTACTTCGTGGTGCACGACAAGGCGATGAAGCTGGACGGCTCCAACCCGACCCTGCTGTACGGCTACGGCGGCTTCGAGATCTCGCTGACCCCGGGCTATTCCGGTGGCATGGGCCGTGCGTGGCTGGACAAGGGCGGCGTGTACGTGGTCGCCAACATCCGCGGTGGCGGCGAATACGGCCCGCGCTGGCACCAGGCCGCGCTGAAGCAGAACCGCCACAAGGCCTACGAGGACATGGCGGCGGTGGCACAGGATCTGGTCACCCGCAAGATCACCACGGCCAGGCACCTGGGCGTGCAGGGCGGCAGCAACGGCGGCCTGCTCACCGGCAACATGCTGACCCAGTACCCCGAGCTGTTCGGTGCGGTGGTGGTGCAGGTGCCGCTGCTGGACATGAAGCGCTACAGCCACCTGCTGGCCGGCGCGTCGTGGATGGCCGAATACGGCAACCCGGACACGGCGGACTGGGAGTTCATCAAGACCTTCTCGCCGTACCACCTGTTCGACGCGAACAAGACCTACCCGCCGGTGCTGTTCACCACGTCGACGCGCGATGACCGCGTGCACCCGGGCCACGCCCGCAAGATGGCGGCGAAGATGATCGATGCCGGCAAGGACGTGACCTACTACGAGAACATCGAGGGCGGTCACGGCGGTGCGGCCAACAACGCGCAGGCCGCGCACATGTCGGCGCTGGCCTACGGCTTCCTGTGGGAGCAGCTGGGCGGCAAGTAA